A DNA window from Acetobacter ghanensis contains the following coding sequences:
- a CDS encoding OprO/OprP family phosphate-selective porin, with amino-acid sequence MINRYLDPQELRPMHIQKKSLRNLLLSGGTVSLLWSAQAMAADTGGVDVRALAELVKSQARQIQALQSRLDAIEHVPAHKAPASVSHHHSVAEVNQPHVGMPIHGNTQTASVVNEPKSATSPDVTPVFNGAVVPHTTSTAFSDPGLSAYPLKAAAPGTSGAVSAMPSGSAPVYGVESSIPYSSHTTTVGGLVLKWGRGLPAITTPDGQYSIRIRGRILADYGASFGSDYHEQNVSRTRLRAARLGVEGRAKQLSWVFESDFADNSPSIMSAFATWSTKFGSHLTEFSLGNKFNERGFDGSTGSDATVFLDRDLVANAILPVKGWYGLGGAFKIFGENWHFAAQISGDDVNSVNSANNLRDDLTYEARAHWIPYRSKESLIHLGAWGFYEDVKPTAQFTQNIRLLARTDDAFSARINTVPLANSLAGGLEFFAIWKSAWLLGEYGVRHMQFRNSYNGVDLGGHTGTMQAASLQAGLFLTGETPNYFAHTGQWAAPRVLSPVLDGGPGAWEVALRGDWLDANDIPSGGNAWTTTAGVNWYLVNYARLMLNYTYARVNNRTSQYPGVTGGNIVGMRAGITF; translated from the coding sequence ATGATCAACCGATACCTCGATCCACAAGAATTGCGTCCGATGCACATCCAGAAAAAATCCCTGCGTAATCTGCTTCTGTCTGGCGGTACTGTCTCCCTGCTCTGGTCGGCTCAGGCCATGGCGGCGGATACTGGCGGCGTGGATGTGCGTGCCCTTGCGGAACTGGTAAAATCACAAGCCAGACAGATTCAGGCCCTGCAAAGTCGTCTGGATGCCATCGAGCATGTCCCGGCTCATAAAGCGCCGGCATCGGTGTCGCACCATCATAGCGTCGCTGAAGTGAACCAGCCGCACGTCGGGATGCCCATTCATGGAAATACGCAGACAGCGTCTGTCGTGAATGAACCAAAGTCGGCCACCTCACCGGACGTCACGCCCGTTTTCAACGGTGCGGTCGTTCCTCATACGACATCCACTGCATTCTCTGATCCCGGCCTGTCCGCCTATCCCCTCAAAGCTGCAGCGCCCGGAACCTCCGGCGCGGTTTCAGCCATGCCTTCAGGTTCAGCACCAGTCTATGGTGTTGAATCGTCCATTCCCTACTCTTCTCACACGACGACAGTGGGGGGACTCGTACTGAAATGGGGACGGGGCCTCCCCGCGATCACCACACCTGACGGTCAGTATTCCATTCGTATTCGTGGCCGTATTCTGGCGGATTACGGCGCGTCGTTCGGCTCGGATTATCATGAGCAGAACGTCTCCCGTACCCGGCTTCGCGCGGCACGCCTCGGTGTGGAAGGACGTGCCAAGCAGCTGTCATGGGTGTTTGAAAGTGACTTTGCCGACAACAGCCCTTCCATCATGAGCGCCTTTGCGACATGGAGCACGAAGTTCGGCAGCCATCTGACCGAATTCAGTCTGGGCAACAAATTTAACGAACGTGGTTTTGACGGATCCACAGGATCGGATGCGACCGTCTTTCTGGATCGTGATCTGGTCGCCAACGCCATCCTGCCGGTCAAAGGATGGTATGGTCTCGGCGGCGCCTTCAAGATTTTTGGCGAAAACTGGCATTTCGCCGCCCAGATTTCGGGCGACGACGTCAATTCGGTCAACAGCGCGAATAACCTCCGTGATGACCTGACCTACGAGGCCCGCGCGCACTGGATCCCCTACCGTTCGAAAGAGTCCCTGATCCATCTCGGCGCATGGGGGTTTTATGAAGACGTCAAGCCGACCGCCCAGTTCACCCAGAACATCAGACTGCTCGCCCGCACGGATGATGCTTTCTCCGCACGCATCAACACGGTGCCACTCGCAAACTCCCTTGCCGGTGGACTGGAGTTTTTCGCAATATGGAAATCAGCGTGGCTTCTGGGAGAATATGGAGTGCGGCACATGCAGTTCCGCAACAGCTATAACGGAGTGGATCTGGGCGGCCATACCGGGACCATGCAAGCCGCCAGCCTTCAGGCAGGCCTGTTCCTTACAGGAGAAACCCCCAACTACTTTGCCCATACCGGCCAATGGGCTGCGCCCCGCGTGCTTTCCCCTGTTCTGGATGGCGGCCCCGGAGCATGGGAAGTGGCTCTGCGGGGAGACTGGCTGGATGCAAACGATATCCCATCTGGAGGCAATGCCTGGACCACGACTGCGGGAGTCAACTGGTACCTTGTGAACTATGCACGCCTGATGCTGAATTACACCTATGCACGTGTGAATAACCGCACCAGCCAGTATCCGGGCGTGACGGGTGGCAATATCGTGGGCATGAGGGCGGGCATTACTTTCTGA
- a CDS encoding IS110 family RNA-guided transposase: MDKNEERLRQVVGGVDTHKDLHVAAVVDEQDHVIGTQSFPTTRQGYRQMLAWMRAAGDLVRVGVESTGSYGAGLLRYLQAAEVEVLEVTAPDRHDRRRRGKNDDLDAQNAAHAAFAGQRTVTPRRRDGMVEALRVLRACRKTAVSARRISLQMIQNTIIAAPDTLREHLRSMTRMQLIRTLAASRPDLTAYRDIEAAYRISLKSLARRYLELHDEIGELDLMIKAIVEELAPDLIARNSIGYNGAAQLLLTAGDNPDRLKSEASFAALCGVTPVPASSGKTIRHRLNRGGDRAANSALHIIAIGRLRTDEKTRAYVARRVAEGHSKLEVIRILKRYIAREVYGIIIRRHRDINATRFAT, from the coding sequence ATGGACAAAAACGAAGAAAGACTGCGTCAGGTTGTTGGCGGTGTCGACACCCACAAGGATCTGCATGTTGCAGCCGTTGTTGACGAGCAGGACCATGTGATCGGCACACAGAGTTTCCCCACGACAAGACAGGGGTATCGGCAGATGCTGGCCTGGATGCGAGCCGCAGGTGATCTCGTGCGTGTGGGTGTTGAATCAACCGGCAGCTATGGTGCTGGCCTGTTGCGTTATCTTCAGGCTGCTGAGGTTGAAGTTCTGGAAGTCACGGCGCCGGATCGACATGATCGGCGTCGGCGTGGAAAGAATGATGATCTGGACGCCCAGAACGCAGCGCACGCCGCCTTTGCAGGCCAACGCACCGTTACACCACGACGCAGGGACGGCATGGTGGAAGCACTCCGGGTCTTGAGAGCGTGCCGCAAAACTGCCGTAAGTGCACGACGGATTTCCCTGCAGATGATCCAGAACACCATCATTGCGGCCCCAGATACCCTGCGTGAGCATCTTCGCTCCATGACCCGCATGCAGTTGATCCGCACTCTTGCTGCCTCCCGACCGGATCTCACGGCTTATCGCGATATCGAGGCAGCTTATCGGATCAGCCTGAAATCTCTTGCGCGTCGCTACCTTGAACTGCATGACGAAATTGGTGAACTGGATCTGATGATCAAGGCTATTGTTGAGGAACTGGCACCTGACCTCATTGCCAGAAATTCCATAGGCTATAATGGAGCAGCGCAACTTCTTCTGACGGCCGGCGACAATCCAGACCGCCTGAAATCAGAGGCCAGCTTCGCTGCCCTTTGCGGTGTCACGCCTGTTCCGGCGTCCTCTGGAAAAACAATTCGTCATCGTCTGAACCGAGGTGGTGATCGGGCGGCTAACAGCGCCCTGCATATCATCGCGATTGGACGCCTGCGAACAGATGAAAAAACACGCGCCTATGTTGCCAGACGTGTGGCAGAAGGACATTCCAAACTTGAGGTTATCCGTATCCTCAAGCGCTATATCGCCCGTGAGGTCTACGGGATCATCATACGCCGACATCGGGACATCAACGCCACACGTTTTGCTACTTGA
- the tnpB gene encoding IS66 family insertion sequence element accessory protein TnpB (TnpB, as the term is used for proteins encoded by IS66 family insertion elements, is considered an accessory protein, since TnpC, encoded by a neighboring gene, is a DDE family transposase.) codes for MIPVPSGVQVWLATGATDMRLGMPGLALKVQEALGRNPHAGDLFAFRGRRGDLLKVLWHDGLGMSLYAKRLEKGRFIWPSPAEGVVALSPAQLGYLLEGIDWRHPQRTWRPELAG; via the coding sequence ATGATCCCGGTTCCTTCCGGTGTCCAGGTCTGGCTGGCAACGGGTGCGACAGACATGCGGCTCGGCATGCCGGGTCTGGCCCTGAAGGTTCAGGAGGCCCTGGGACGCAATCCCCATGCGGGGGACCTGTTTGCCTTTCGGGGGCGACGTGGAGATCTGCTGAAAGTGCTCTGGCACGACGGGCTGGGCATGTCGCTCTACGCCAAACGGCTGGAGAAAGGCCGCTTCATCTGGCCATCGCCCGCAGAGGGCGTTGTTGCGCTATCACCCGCGCAGCTGGGTTACCTGCTTGAAGGCATCGACTGGCGGCACCCGCAACGCACATGGCGGCCGGAACTGGCAGGCTGA
- the tnpA gene encoding IS66-like element accessory protein TnpA, with the protein MDDFIENEHETVAASVAATARRNHAAIEIVGERRRAYTSAFRSKVVEASFESGLPVREVARQHGIHVSLLYRWRQECRRRSRRPEEGYLVPVRLAEPVAQEGQAPGQMEITFRDGSILRFGHDVPPERVERLIMLLRP; encoded by the coding sequence ATGGACGATTTTATCGAGAATGAACACGAGACGGTCGCAGCGAGTGTCGCAGCGACTGCCCGGAGAAACCATGCGGCAATCGAGATTGTGGGAGAACGCCGACGGGCCTATACGTCCGCTTTTCGCTCCAAGGTTGTAGAAGCCTCTTTCGAAAGCGGCCTTCCCGTTCGTGAAGTGGCCCGCCAGCATGGGATCCATGTCAGTCTTCTCTACCGCTGGCGGCAGGAGTGCCGTCGGCGCAGCAGACGGCCTGAAGAGGGATACCTTGTGCCTGTCAGACTGGCAGAACCCGTTGCGCAGGAAGGCCAGGCGCCAGGCCAGATGGAAATTACATTCCGCGATGGCAGCATCCTGCGTTTTGGTCACGATGTTCCACCCGAGAGGGTCGAACGCCTGATCATGCTGCTGCGTCCATGA
- a CDS encoding glycosyltransferase family 2 protein has product MTSNMINTKDTAKYRFGKEVLGPVIAQYLQDLYQSCLYYEREHRAKILFMTRAGLRIHQALGVYLSRIGLSIPEDWEFLWASRMMIAKGIWSRNPRLSCDLFNDAFSYTKLETARQCLLGIFEPTKETHAATFDAADWHWTAERLHLGDMIYNHAPNTKDMTEYLKKQSQLFQEKLEGLLTGRKNAVLVDTGWVGTSQRMLHKAIPEITWWGLYFGLSGSDGDDRSHWPWAKGLVFQADKVDPEKPETSVISHRHLIEDLFETLAPSVESYTRKSDGTISADVEAQNLRALEDDSRSPLYSGVLAYLEAAPANPFAVTMAAKAAWKRLSQFLLMPTRQDAEMLLDQRRSADLGRRFTVSVLIPPDNGETYKERLNKAIWQAGQVALEYDEDIAASVQRKLFDLPYTVPKPKVLPGLYSSPIPTVAVITRTMDRPLFLRRALQSVSCQSFKDYIHVVVCDGGDIEFVKKTIADANIDHSKIKLVDCIENRGMEAASNLGIANSESEFVIIHDDDDTWEPDFLTETVVFLNSKAGQQYGGVITQALHVSESVHPDGIHIHGARLYRDDFFAPTLDDMTKSNTFAPISFLFRRTAYDKVGGFNEKFPVLGDWDFNLKFLSSFDIGYIKKPLANYHHRDVQDVELFGNTVVAGIDKHVEYTPILRNKIARRSRGRNV; this is encoded by the coding sequence ATGACCAGCAACATGATTAACACTAAAGACACGGCGAAATACCGGTTTGGTAAGGAGGTTTTGGGGCCCGTCATCGCCCAATACCTACAGGATCTTTATCAATCTTGCCTGTATTATGAGCGCGAGCATCGCGCCAAGATCTTATTCATGACCCGTGCTGGGCTGAGGATCCATCAGGCGCTTGGTGTTTATCTATCCCGCATCGGCCTGAGTATTCCTGAGGATTGGGAATTCCTGTGGGCTTCCCGCATGATGATCGCCAAGGGGATCTGGTCGCGCAATCCTCGCTTGTCGTGCGACTTGTTCAACGACGCGTTCAGCTACACGAAGCTCGAGACGGCCCGCCAATGTCTTCTAGGGATATTTGAACCTACTAAGGAGACCCACGCGGCCACATTCGACGCCGCTGATTGGCATTGGACTGCGGAGCGCCTCCATCTCGGAGATATGATTTATAATCATGCTCCCAACACGAAGGATATGACGGAGTACCTCAAAAAGCAATCGCAGCTATTCCAGGAGAAGCTTGAGGGACTGCTGACAGGACGCAAAAACGCGGTTTTGGTTGATACCGGATGGGTCGGCACCAGCCAGCGAATGCTGCACAAGGCCATACCCGAGATTACTTGGTGGGGGCTCTATTTTGGTCTCTCAGGTAGTGATGGCGATGACCGCAGTCATTGGCCATGGGCGAAAGGCTTGGTATTTCAGGCTGACAAGGTGGACCCGGAAAAGCCTGAAACAAGCGTGATTAGCCATCGTCATTTAATCGAGGATCTGTTCGAAACCTTGGCACCAAGTGTGGAGTCCTATACACGCAAATCCGATGGCACGATTTCTGCAGATGTGGAAGCGCAGAATCTCCGAGCCTTGGAGGATGATAGTCGCTCCCCTCTTTATTCCGGCGTGTTAGCTTATTTAGAGGCCGCTCCGGCAAATCCCTTCGCCGTGACAATGGCAGCCAAGGCAGCCTGGAAGCGTTTGAGTCAGTTCCTGCTTATGCCCACCCGGCAGGATGCCGAGATGTTGCTGGATCAGCGGCGCTCCGCCGATCTGGGCCGACGCTTCACGGTGTCGGTGCTGATTCCGCCTGACAATGGCGAAACATACAAGGAGCGACTGAACAAAGCCATTTGGCAAGCCGGTCAGGTCGCCTTGGAATATGATGAAGATATCGCCGCTTCCGTCCAGCGTAAGCTGTTCGACCTGCCTTATACGGTGCCCAAGCCCAAAGTTTTGCCTGGGCTCTACTCCTCCCCCATACCTACCGTTGCCGTGATCACCCGGACGATGGACCGACCGCTGTTCCTACGCCGTGCTCTTCAAAGTGTGTCATGCCAGTCTTTTAAGGACTATATTCATGTCGTGGTGTGTGATGGCGGCGACATTGAGTTTGTGAAGAAGACTATTGCTGACGCAAATATTGACCACAGCAAGATCAAGCTGGTGGACTGCATCGAGAATCGAGGTATGGAGGCCGCATCTAACCTTGGCATTGCAAATTCCGAATCGGAGTTCGTTATCATACATGACGACGACGATACATGGGAGCCGGACTTCTTGACTGAGACCGTTGTTTTCCTTAACTCAAAGGCCGGACAGCAATATGGCGGTGTTATCACGCAGGCGCTTCATGTGTCCGAGAGTGTGCATCCGGACGGCATCCATATCCACGGAGCCCGGCTGTACCGCGATGATTTTTTCGCACCTACCCTTGACGATATGACAAAGAGCAACACTTTTGCGCCAATTTCCTTCCTTTTCAGACGCACAGCCTATGATAAAGTAGGGGGATTTAACGAGAAATTTCCGGTTCTTGGAGATTGGGACTTTAATCTCAAATTTCTTTCGTCATTCGATATCGGCTATATAAAGAAGCCGCTTGCAAACTATCATCACCGGGATGTTCAGGACGTCGAGTTATTCGGAAACACCGTCGTCGCAGGCATTGATAAACATGTTGAATACACGCCTATCTTACGAAATAAAATAGCACGAAGAAGCAGAGGTCGGAATGTCTAA
- a CDS encoding sulfotransferase family protein produces MSNTEHTAPTILSNNYRLPFLQGGFPTYGVMPEVLDQMVHIDASRNILYFEVPKAGCSGIKKYMISMAGGNSEFGTSPQLVHDRRISPLRSPSQYPIDQWFRLMHGEGKRFTFVRNPYARIISAYLDKFFGEEATYHNQLLGFPPDHKMTLKQLLYSLMQIADHHRDIHFMSQDYLTGSGSIKFDLIGQLENFNLYFRLISRKFYFDSTPDMKNLIEFGRHHSTKSSEYILDQEEIDLISCIYANDFKRFGYFLLGPVSN; encoded by the coding sequence ATGTCTAATACTGAACACACAGCGCCGACGATCTTATCCAATAATTACAGACTTCCATTTCTCCAAGGAGGTTTCCCAACTTACGGAGTAATGCCGGAAGTTCTCGACCAAATGGTGCATATCGATGCTAGTCGAAATATTCTATATTTCGAAGTACCAAAGGCAGGATGCTCGGGGATCAAGAAATATATGATTAGCATGGCAGGGGGGAACAGTGAATTTGGAACGTCTCCTCAGCTTGTCCATGATCGCAGAATATCGCCTCTACGCAGCCCGTCACAATATCCGATTGATCAATGGTTTAGGCTCATGCATGGCGAGGGAAAGAGATTCACCTTCGTTCGCAACCCGTACGCACGTATTATCAGCGCATATTTAGATAAATTTTTTGGTGAAGAAGCAACTTATCATAATCAGCTGCTTGGATTTCCCCCTGACCATAAGATGACCCTAAAACAGTTACTATATTCACTCATGCAAATTGCGGATCACCATCGGGATATTCACTTCATGAGTCAAGACTATCTGACTGGATCTGGATCAATTAAATTCGATTTAATTGGTCAACTTGAAAACTTTAATTTATATTTCAGATTAATATCTCGTAAATTTTATTTTGATTCTACGCCAGATATGAAAAATTTGATAGAGTTTGGAAGACACCACTCGACAAAATCAAGCGAGTATATTCTAGATCAAGAGGAAATCGATCTAATTTCCTGCATATATGCTAACGATTTTAAACGATTTGGATATTTTTTATTGGGGCCTGTTAGCAACTAA
- a CDS encoding IS5 family transposase produces the protein MKQTGFFDVEERLARLSGLGDQLEAFSRTVDFEVFRSDLNKALAYSDGSKGGRPPFDPVLMFKILVIQTLNNLSDERTEYLINDRLSFMRFLGLGLSDRVPDARTVWLFRERLTQAGAIDVLFNRFDATLRNAGYLPMSGQILDATLVAAPKQRNTNEEKADLREGRIPQDWQDKPSKLSHKDRHARWTLKFTKAKRQDDGTIPSTDLAIPFFGYKSHISIDRKFRLIRKWKTTDAAASDGARLREGLLDRSNTASDVWADTAYLSKANEDFMEKHGFVSKVHRKKPHLKPMPRHIQKSNAGKSVIRSRVEHVFADQKSQTGLFIRTVGITRATMRIGLANIVYNMRRFLLLERINAIA, from the coding sequence ATGAAGCAGACGGGATTTTTTGACGTTGAAGAGCGGCTTGCCCGGTTGAGCGGGCTTGGTGATCAGCTCGAAGCATTTTCCCGGACTGTGGATTTTGAAGTCTTCCGTTCTGATCTGAACAAGGCTCTGGCCTATTCAGACGGCAGCAAAGGCGGTCGTCCTCCGTTTGATCCGGTGCTGATGTTCAAAATTCTGGTCATCCAGACGCTGAACAATTTGTCCGACGAACGGACGGAATACCTGATCAACGACCGCCTGTCCTTCATGCGCTTCCTTGGTCTAGGGCTGTCTGACCGCGTGCCTGATGCCAGGACCGTCTGGCTGTTCCGGGAACGTCTGACACAGGCGGGAGCAATTGATGTTTTGTTCAACCGCTTTGATGCGACCCTGCGGAATGCCGGTTATCTCCCCATGTCAGGCCAGATCCTGGACGCGACACTGGTAGCGGCCCCGAAGCAGCGCAATACCAATGAGGAGAAGGCCGATCTGCGGGAAGGACGGATCCCACAGGATTGGCAGGACAAGCCGTCAAAGCTGTCCCATAAAGATCGTCATGCGCGATGGACGCTGAAGTTCACCAAAGCAAAGCGTCAGGATGACGGGACGATCCCGTCTACGGATCTCGCCATCCCTTTCTTTGGCTATAAATCGCATATTTCCATCGACCGGAAATTTCGGCTGATCCGCAAATGGAAAACGACGGATGCCGCTGCCAGCGATGGTGCCAGACTACGTGAGGGGCTTCTTGATCGCAGCAATACGGCGTCTGATGTCTGGGCAGATACAGCCTACCTCTCAAAAGCCAATGAGGACTTCATGGAAAAGCATGGCTTTGTCTCGAAGGTTCACAGGAAAAAGCCTCATCTCAAGCCCATGCCACGACATATCCAGAAATCGAATGCAGGAAAATCCGTTATCCGGTCGCGTGTCGAGCATGTCTTTGCCGATCAGAAATCGCAGACAGGACTGTTCATACGAACTGTTGGCATAACGCGAGCCACCATGAGGATCGGGCTGGCCAATATCGTCTATAATATGCGTCGCTTTCTCCTCCTGGAGCGGATTAACGCGATCGCGTAG
- the repC gene encoding replication initiation protein RepC — protein MPQTHTDDLCPIRRRGKRTLTPAMLKARDELLGVPPDYPDKYAVLNTIRALPRTFPLTRSARGLLERMIEKTRPESWETLSTPFIYAHNATLMSWTGLSLTTLRRAVRELAEAGMIVPCDGRNGQRGRRWQGQEGMSQVGFSLASLRYRWPDLQAQLEIGRRQRAEVAFLREAIADLNEQVRVAAELRNDEATAMEAARIMRLRRGTDLIDTLASYHDIMKALWARVKPVEKPAENRVDRSPDSVWCTPEMAPMDAQSGTHYTERNNKKPKEVVVVAPERRNRIETMRREGQVSQREPSEGLEATILRGFPGTSTFFLTVCPALRDLCGSASPDRAQLTDAAELLSGQIGIGYHSWKTGCIALGRFEAAVAVIVMATRKDQGEQIRHPDAYFRALVERGVRGTLHLDRSLYALKDILAQDVSQIPERATGRVKTASQPVRIQ, from the coding sequence GTGCCCCAGACACACACTGATGACCTCTGCCCGATCCGCAGACGGGGAAAACGCACCCTCACACCCGCCATGCTCAAGGCGCGTGATGAACTGCTCGGCGTCCCCCCGGACTATCCGGATAAATACGCCGTCCTGAATACGATCAGGGCTTTGCCCCGCACCTTTCCATTGACGCGCAGCGCACGGGGTTTGCTGGAACGGATGATCGAGAAAACCCGGCCGGAGAGCTGGGAAACGCTATCGACCCCTTTTATCTACGCCCATAACGCGACACTGATGTCCTGGACGGGGTTGTCGCTTACGACTTTGAGGCGGGCGGTCAGAGAGTTGGCTGAGGCCGGGATGATCGTGCCCTGTGACGGCCGGAACGGACAGCGAGGGCGGCGCTGGCAGGGGCAGGAAGGCATGTCGCAGGTTGGATTCAGTCTGGCGTCCCTGCGCTATCGGTGGCCGGACCTGCAGGCCCAACTCGAGATTGGTAGGCGACAACGCGCGGAAGTGGCATTTCTGCGTGAAGCCATTGCTGATCTGAATGAGCAGGTGCGCGTGGCGGCCGAGCTGCGGAACGATGAGGCAACCGCCATGGAAGCCGCACGGATCATGCGGCTCCGTCGCGGCACGGACCTGATTGATACGCTGGCCAGCTATCACGACATCATGAAAGCGCTCTGGGCGCGTGTGAAACCTGTGGAAAAGCCTGCGGAAAACCGTGTCGACAGGTCGCCAGATTCTGTCTGGTGTACCCCTGAAATGGCACCCATGGATGCTCAATCTGGCACCCACTATACAGAAAGAAATAACAAAAAACCTAAAGAGGTTGTTGTAGTAGCGCCCGAGCGGCGCAATCGCATTGAGACAATGCGGCGTGAAGGGCAGGTGTCTCAACGTGAACCATCCGAGGGGCTGGAAGCAACCATTCTGCGGGGCTTCCCGGGCACCAGCACGTTCTTTCTGACGGTGTGTCCTGCCTTGCGGGATCTGTGTGGCTCAGCCTCGCCCGACCGTGCCCAGCTGACCGACGCCGCTGAACTGCTTTCCGGCCAGATCGGCATTGGCTACCACTCGTGGAAAACCGGCTGCATCGCTCTGGGGCGGTTTGAAGCTGCTGTAGCGGTCATCGTCATGGCGACACGTAAGGACCAGGGCGAACAGATCCGTCACCCCGATGCGTATTTCCGGGCCCTGGTCGAACGTGGGGTGCGGGGAACACTTCACCTCGACCGCAGCCTTTACGCCCTGAAGGACATACTGGCACAGGATGTGTCGCAAATCCCAGAACGTGCGACAGGCCGGGTGAAAACAGCGTCACAACCGGTGCGGATACAATGA
- a CDS encoding transglycosylase SLT domain-containing protein, whose product MTRPLSLARWSGLGMLAVCIVARPSIAQVATQIVPSIEETGAPTFVFPGAQTSSSSGSGASGSAARYSGAWGSSDAMSKLLSQSYGADAVAAAKAAGINPDTLAAYAQIESHFQNTGNSSSSATGVWQITNGTWNDYASKLGLSSADRNDPTAQAKVASAIISSYASAVSKSTGTPATSAQVYAAYMFGPSAGSKIAAATSSTPLSSLVSRSSLAANNMSGWTVGQYLSTVSTRMGSGASETVTG is encoded by the coding sequence ATGACGCGCCCCCTCTCTCTGGCCCGCTGGAGCGGGCTAGGCATGCTGGCTGTATGTATCGTCGCGCGGCCGAGTATTGCGCAGGTGGCCACCCAGATCGTGCCGAGCATCGAGGAGACTGGTGCACCGACCTTCGTCTTTCCAGGTGCGCAGACGTCTTCCTCATCAGGGTCAGGCGCATCGGGGAGCGCGGCGCGTTACTCGGGTGCGTGGGGCAGCAGTGATGCGATGTCCAAACTGCTGTCGCAATCCTATGGCGCCGATGCTGTTGCTGCAGCCAAAGCTGCCGGGATCAATCCCGATACGCTCGCAGCTTACGCTCAGATCGAAAGTCATTTCCAGAATACCGGCAACAGTTCTTCATCGGCCACGGGGGTCTGGCAGATCACCAATGGCACATGGAATGACTACGCATCCAAGCTTGGGCTGAGTAGTGCTGACCGGAATGATCCGACGGCGCAGGCGAAAGTCGCCAGTGCCATCATCAGTTCCTATGCCAGCGCTGTTTCCAAATCCACCGGAACACCCGCAACCTCGGCGCAGGTCTACGCCGCCTATATGTTCGGACCGTCGGCCGGTTCAAAGATCGCGGCAGCGACCAGCAGCACACCTCTGAGCAGTCTCGTGTCGCGTTCCTCGCTGGCTGCCAACAACATGAGCGGCTGGACAGTGGGACAATACCTCTCAACCGTCTCGACCCGCATGGGCAGCGGTGCATCCGAAACGGTCACGGGATGA
- a CDS encoding SH3 domain-containing protein, which translates to MSLRSTLTLTLLAGGLLAGPAYAQDVSPAELDRLAAERQEAIGPRDWGPPVDAAPEAQLMPLGGHVTCMSPRMAFEPVYAGPGSNTRQVGVAPPQLAVTTTTSGGWTRILRAYGKAAWIPTEDLQPWTSTTASAGTHCIVAGMRPSDGMILFSYPGA; encoded by the coding sequence GTGTCGCTCAGATCTACGCTTACCCTCACCCTGCTGGCAGGTGGCCTGCTGGCAGGGCCAGCCTACGCTCAGGATGTGTCGCCTGCCGAACTCGACCGACTGGCTGCTGAACGGCAGGAAGCCATCGGCCCGCGCGACTGGGGACCGCCTGTCGACGCCGCACCTGAGGCGCAGCTGATGCCGCTTGGCGGGCACGTGACGTGCATGTCGCCCCGTATGGCGTTTGAACCGGTCTATGCCGGACCTGGGAGCAATACGAGACAGGTTGGTGTCGCCCCACCCCAGCTTGCGGTTACCACGACGACTTCAGGCGGTTGGACCCGCATCCTGCGCGCGTATGGGAAGGCCGCATGGATACCGACCGAGGATCTACAGCCCTGGACATCCACGACAGCCTCTGCGGGCACACACTGCATCGTGGCCGGGATGAGACCATCTGACGGCATGATTCTCTTCTCATATCCTGGCGCATGA
- a CDS encoding type II toxin-antitoxin system VapC family toxin, producing MNGYLLDTNIISDLIRNPAGLASCRIAKENPKTLFTSVIVAAELRYGCAKKGSARLLERVESVLSIIPVLALDVPADGEYGGIRAELEAAGQPIGLNDLLIAAHAYTLNLTLVTDNTREFCRIRGLKVENWLEARPRARARQV from the coding sequence TTGAACGGATATCTTCTGGATACGAATATCATCAGCGATCTGATCCGCAATCCTGCCGGACTTGCCTCGTGTCGCATTGCAAAAGAAAACCCGAAGACGCTCTTCACCAGCGTAATTGTCGCAGCTGAACTACGTTATGGCTGCGCAAAGAAAGGGTCTGCGAGACTGCTGGAACGGGTCGAGAGCGTTCTGAGCATTATCCCGGTCCTGGCGCTGGATGTACCTGCTGATGGCGAATATGGAGGCATCCGGGCCGAGCTGGAAGCGGCAGGGCAACCAATCGGCCTGAACGATCTACTGATTGCTGCCCACGCCTATACCCTCAACCTCACTTTGGTCACGGATAACACCCGTGAGTTCTGTCGCATCAGGGGGCTGAAGGTTGAAAACTGGCTGGAAGCACGGCCTCGCGCCAGAGCGCGACAAGTCTGA